From Virgibacillus natechei, the proteins below share one genomic window:
- a CDS encoding glycerate kinase, whose protein sequence is MNIVLAPDSYKGSLTSIQVSEIMKNAILEVNRNHHVIMKPMADGGEGTLQALLTSMDGENIPITCTGPLGKKISTNYAIVNSKTAIIEFATIAGLIQVPVDERNPDYTTSFGVGEVMIDALNKGCTSFVISLGGSATNDGGLGMLLALGMKAWDENREEIGAFGKDLKHVKKVSFTKLDARLAKSDIKVACDVSNPLCGEQGASEIFAPQKGATKKQVVEYDEALNHFGDLVEAALNKPMKEISGSGAAGGVGFALLAMEAHLVSGAQLLANAMNIEQAVKKADLVITGEGQSDEQTLFGKAPGYIASLAKKHSIPVILISGSLTGDLNKLRDQFSGCFSIINQPHSLEECMDQANIMLYEQTKQVIQLVASIRDHTLLER, encoded by the coding sequence ATGAATATAGTTCTAGCACCAGATTCATATAAAGGAAGTTTAACTTCGATACAAGTATCTGAAATAATGAAAAACGCAATTTTAGAAGTGAATAGGAATCATCATGTTATCATGAAGCCAATGGCAGATGGTGGAGAAGGAACACTACAGGCTCTATTGACATCCATGGATGGTGAAAATATTCCTATTACATGCACAGGACCACTTGGAAAAAAAATAAGCACAAATTATGCCATCGTTAACTCAAAAACAGCCATCATTGAATTTGCAACTATTGCAGGCTTAATACAAGTTCCAGTGGATGAACGAAACCCTGACTATACCACATCTTTTGGAGTAGGAGAGGTAATGATCGATGCATTGAACAAAGGGTGTACTTCTTTCGTGATTTCGCTTGGCGGTAGCGCCACGAATGATGGTGGTTTAGGTATGCTGCTTGCGTTAGGAATGAAGGCATGGGATGAAAATAGGGAAGAAATAGGTGCGTTTGGTAAAGATTTAAAGCATGTCAAAAAAGTAAGTTTTACAAAATTGGATGCAAGACTAGCAAAAAGTGATATAAAGGTTGCTTGTGACGTTAGCAATCCATTATGCGGGGAACAAGGGGCAAGCGAAATTTTCGCACCGCAAAAAGGAGCGACCAAAAAACAAGTGGTTGAGTATGACGAGGCATTAAATCATTTTGGAGACTTAGTGGAAGCTGCGCTCAATAAGCCAATGAAGGAAATTTCAGGATCTGGTGCAGCAGGGGGCGTTGGTTTTGCTCTACTAGCGATGGAGGCACATTTAGTATCTGGTGCCCAACTGTTAGCAAATGCGATGAATATCGAACAAGCTGTAAAAAAAGCTGATTTAGTAATTACTGGTGAGGGCCAAAGTGATGAACAAACATTATTCGGAAAGGCACCAGGCTATATAGCATCGCTTGCCAAAAAACACAGCATACCGGTTATTTTAATTTCGGGTAGTCTTACCGGAGATTTAAATAAATTACGTGATCAGTTTTCTGGTTGTTTCTCCATCATTAACCAGCCACACTCACTGGAGGAATGTATGGATCAAGCAAACATCATGTTATATGAACAGACGAAGCAGGTCATTCAATTAGTAGCTTCCATAAGAGACCATACACTTCTAGAGAGATAA
- a CDS encoding Gfo/Idh/MocA family protein has translation MTKKVSILLVGMSGYGNVYLNELLTKKNRSASLVGVVDINPKRSDYYEEIINRDIPIYESMNEFYRTNKSDLAIISTPIHLHMEQSCYAMNHGSNVLCEKPMSANPEDVQSMIDTRDKTGKFLAVGFNWSFTPSVQQLKKDILSGEFGKVKRLKSIALWPRSLDYFNRSNWAGKKYSSTGDMIFDSVANNATAHFLHHLLYVTGNTVDTSAQIKNVTAELYRTNAIETFDTSAVKVQTTSNIDIYYYATHAVKETREPQFVIECENAVIHYESGYEDSTIIAYWKDGTKKVYGDPENEHLAKLDVCIHAIQQDNQQILCGSEAASAHVNCIYAMHQSVPEAPYFPKHLTNYENNQKLYWIDGLADTLLTCFENWRLPSDQNVEWSKKGKTIEFN, from the coding sequence ATGACTAAAAAAGTATCTATATTATTAGTAGGTATGAGTGGTTATGGAAACGTGTATCTAAACGAATTATTAACAAAGAAAAATAGAAGCGCATCCTTGGTAGGAGTAGTAGATATAAACCCCAAACGGTCTGATTATTATGAAGAAATTATAAATAGAGACATTCCAATATATGAATCTATGAATGAATTTTATCGTACAAATAAAAGCGATTTAGCAATTATCTCTACCCCAATCCACCTACATATGGAACAATCTTGTTATGCCATGAATCATGGAAGCAATGTGCTTTGTGAAAAACCAATGAGTGCTAATCCAGAAGATGTTCAAAGCATGATTGATACACGTGACAAAACTGGAAAATTTTTAGCGGTCGGTTTTAATTGGTCCTTTACGCCATCCGTGCAACAATTGAAAAAGGATATATTGAGCGGCGAATTCGGTAAAGTAAAACGCTTAAAGAGTATTGCTTTATGGCCTCGCAGCCTCGATTACTTCAATCGTTCCAATTGGGCGGGTAAAAAGTATAGCTCTACAGGTGACATGATATTTGATAGCGTTGCCAATAATGCTACTGCTCACTTTTTACATCATCTATTATATGTGACTGGGAATACAGTAGACACTAGTGCTCAAATCAAAAATGTTACAGCCGAGTTATATCGAACAAACGCGATAGAAACATTTGATACTTCTGCCGTTAAGGTGCAAACGACATCAAATATCGACATTTATTATTATGCTACACATGCAGTGAAAGAAACGAGAGAACCTCAATTTGTAATAGAATGCGAAAATGCCGTTATCCATTATGAATCAGGATATGAAGACAGCACGATTATAGCATACTGGAAAGACGGGACAAAAAAAGTATACGGCGATCCAGAAAACGAACATCTTGCTAAATTAGATGTCTGCATACATGCTATTCAACAAGATAATCAGCAAATTCTATGTGGCTCAGAGGCTGCTTCTGCACATGTGAACTGTATCTACGCAATGCATCAATCTGTACCTGAAGCCCCATACTTTCCCAAGCATTTGACGAACTATGAGAATAACCAGAAATTATATTGGATTGATGGTTTAGCTGATACACTACTCACATGCTTTGAAAATTGGCGTTTACCAAGTGATCAAAATGTAGAATGGAGCAAGAAAGGCAAAACCATCGAATTCAACTAA
- a CDS encoding beta-galactosidase, producing MFNEKLPKIWYGGDYNPEQWDEEVWDEDVRMFKLAGIDVATLNVFSWALNQPDENTYHFEALDATIDRLYENGIYTCLGTSTAAHPAWMAKKYPDVLRVDFNGRKRKFGGRHNSCPNSPTYRTYSERMAGKLAELYKDHPAVLVWHVNNEYGGYCYCDQCAEAFREWLKERYVTIEAVNKVWNTPFWGHTFYEWDEIVPPNELSEEWGANNTNFQGISLDYRRFQSDSLLESFKLERDAIRPHTPEIPITTNLMGLYQELDYFKWAKEMDVVSWDNYPSIDTPESMTAMTHDLMRGVKNGQPFMLMEQTPSQQNWQDYNALKRPGVMRLWSYQSIAHGADTVLFFQLRRSIGATEKYHGAVIEHVGHENTRVFRETAKLGEELQQLSGKLVDARIPAKVAIVFDWENRWAIDLSSGPSIALDYVKEVHKFYNAFYKQHIQVDMIGVEDDLTKYDIVIAPVLYMVKENYAQKLEAFVHNGGTFVTTFFSGIVNESDLVTLGGYPGELRNLLGIWSEEIDALHPDQKNRMVMKERHGNLEGDYECNILFDLIHSEGAEVVAEYGTDFYQGMPVVTKNCFGSGEAWYIASSPDEDFLEDFAANLCEEKGIHPLLEADAGIEVSNRVKDGNSYLFVLNHSDEKRDFHLGDKEKKDALTQKVMTGTVTIEPKEVMILE from the coding sequence ATGTTTAATGAAAAACTACCAAAGATCTGGTATGGAGGAGACTATAATCCCGAACAATGGGATGAGGAAGTTTGGGATGAAGATGTTCGTATGTTTAAACTTGCGGGAATAGATGTTGCAACACTAAATGTTTTTAGTTGGGCGTTAAATCAGCCGGATGAAAATACGTACCATTTTGAAGCACTTGATGCAACGATTGATCGATTATATGAGAATGGGATTTATACTTGTTTGGGAACAAGTACGGCAGCACACCCAGCATGGATGGCAAAAAAGTATCCTGATGTGCTAAGGGTTGATTTCAATGGAAGAAAAAGAAAGTTTGGCGGAAGACATAATTCTTGTCCGAACAGTCCAACGTATCGAACATATTCAGAACGAATGGCTGGAAAATTAGCCGAACTCTACAAAGATCATCCGGCTGTCCTCGTTTGGCATGTCAATAATGAATATGGTGGGTACTGTTATTGTGATCAATGTGCTGAAGCATTTCGTGAATGGCTAAAGGAACGTTACGTTACAATAGAGGCAGTGAATAAAGTATGGAACACTCCTTTTTGGGGGCATACCTTTTATGAATGGGATGAGATCGTTCCACCAAATGAATTAAGTGAGGAATGGGGAGCTAATAACACAAACTTTCAAGGCATATCGCTCGATTATCGCAGGTTCCAGTCTGATAGTCTGTTAGAAAGTTTTAAATTAGAAAGAGATGCTATTCGTCCACATACACCTGAAATACCGATCACTACAAATTTGATGGGACTATATCAAGAACTTGATTATTTTAAATGGGCGAAAGAAATGGATGTTGTTTCCTGGGATAACTATCCGTCTATCGATACACCTGAAAGTATGACTGCAATGACCCATGATTTAATGAGAGGAGTAAAGAACGGCCAGCCATTTATGCTTATGGAACAAACGCCAAGTCAACAGAATTGGCAGGACTATAATGCGCTGAAGCGTCCGGGTGTAATGCGGTTATGGAGCTACCAATCCATAGCACATGGTGCGGATACTGTGCTGTTTTTCCAATTACGCCGGTCCATTGGTGCCACAGAAAAGTATCACGGCGCGGTTATTGAACATGTAGGGCATGAAAACACCCGTGTATTTAGAGAGACGGCGAAACTAGGAGAAGAGTTACAACAACTATCTGGCAAATTAGTAGACGCTCGCATTCCAGCAAAAGTTGCTATCGTATTTGATTGGGAAAATCGATGGGCTATCGATTTATCAAGTGGACCATCTATCGCTTTAGATTATGTAAAAGAAGTGCATAAGTTTTATAATGCTTTTTATAAGCAACACATTCAAGTAGATATGATTGGTGTGGAGGATGATCTGACGAAGTACGATATCGTAATAGCACCAGTACTTTATATGGTAAAAGAGAATTACGCCCAAAAATTAGAGGCCTTCGTTCATAATGGAGGTACATTTGTAACAACATTCTTTAGTGGAATTGTAAATGAAAGCGATTTAGTGACGTTAGGCGGTTACCCAGGAGAATTAAGAAACCTGCTTGGGATCTGGTCCGAAGAAATTGATGCATTACATCCAGACCAGAAAAACAGAATGGTTATGAAAGAAAGACATGGTAACTTAGAAGGCGACTATGAATGCAATATACTTTTTGACTTGATTCATTCAGAAGGAGCAGAAGTAGTAGCTGAATACGGGACTGATTTTTATCAAGGGATGCCTGTCGTAACGAAAAACTGTTTTGGAAGTGGCGAGGCCTGGTATATTGCATCAAGTCCAGATGAGGATTTCCTAGAAGATTTTGCCGCTAACCTTTGTGAAGAAAAAGGCATTCACCCACTGTTGGAAGCTGACGCTGGTATTGAAGTGTCTAACCGTGTGAAGGATGGAAATAGTTATTTATTTGTGTTGAACCACAGTGACGAAAAGCGTGACTTTCATTTAGGTGATAAAGAAAAGAAAGATGCATTAACGCAAAAGGTTATGACAGGAACCGTAACCATAGAACCCAAAGAGGTAATGATATTAGAATAA
- a CDS encoding sugar phosphate isomerase/epimerase family protein, whose amino-acid sequence MATEKPLLENLSLNQITTEYWSLKEAVDGCVKADIPWISLWRHKIDEIGLSESKKIITDSGLKLSSLCRGGMFPAVTAEQRQKSLDDNRRAVEEAAELGTDVLVLVCGSAPDRDIHTSRKWVEEGIEQLVPFAESYGVKLGIEPLHPMYAADRSVVVSLGQANKMAEKYNANQVGVVVDVFHVWWDPDLYNQIERAKGRILGFHVSDWSVPITDTFKARHMMGDGVIEIRRIRQAVEQAGYHGPIEVEIMNQALWDTPGDEVLSLIKERFVEHV is encoded by the coding sequence ATGGCAACAGAAAAACCATTATTGGAAAATCTCAGCTTAAATCAGATTACAACAGAATATTGGAGTCTGAAAGAAGCTGTTGATGGTTGTGTAAAAGCCGATATACCATGGATTTCGTTATGGCGTCATAAGATTGATGAAATCGGGCTTTCCGAAAGCAAAAAGATTATCACAGATTCTGGATTAAAACTTTCCAGTTTATGTCGTGGTGGCATGTTTCCTGCTGTTACAGCCGAGCAACGTCAAAAAAGCTTGGATGATAACCGCCGTGCTGTTGAGGAAGCGGCAGAATTAGGTACGGATGTCTTAGTATTGGTTTGTGGGTCAGCGCCAGATCGTGATATTCATACATCACGAAAATGGGTGGAAGAAGGTATCGAACAACTAGTTCCCTTCGCTGAATCTTACGGGGTCAAATTGGGAATCGAACCACTTCACCCCATGTATGCCGCAGATCGATCTGTTGTTGTGAGTTTAGGTCAGGCGAACAAAATGGCTGAAAAATATAATGCGAACCAAGTTGGCGTTGTCGTAGACGTGTTTCATGTTTGGTGGGATCCTGATTTATATAATCAAATAGAGCGTGCCAAAGGACGTATTCTAGGATTCCATGTGTCTGATTGGTCTGTACCAATAACAGATACATTTAAAGCGCGCCACATGATGGGTGACGGTGTGATTGAAATTCGCCGTATTAGACAAGCGGTTGAACAAGCGGGCTATCACGGTCCAATAGAAGTGGAAATCATGAATCAAGCATTGTGGGACACACCCGGTGATGAAGTACTTTCTTTGATAAAGGAACGTTTTGTGGAACATGTATGA